A window of Fragaria vesca subsp. vesca linkage group LG7, FraVesHawaii_1.0, whole genome shotgun sequence contains these coding sequences:
- the LOC101308031 gene encoding vicianin hydrolase-like produces the protein MNEPNGIAINGYNGGTIAPGRCSNYEGNCTSGNSATEPYIAAHHLLLAHSAAVKIYKDKYQATQKGQIGITIITLWCKPKFPEQLASRRATLRSLDFMFGWFANPIFHGDYPAVMKSLVGDRLPKFTEAESKQIKGSLDFLGLNYYTAYYTVDEPALSNAVNHSWSADRQTDLDWLFVYPKGIRDVLLYIKEKYNNPNIYITENGYPYGYNASTPIQEARKDNLRIRYHHDHLWYLLKAIKNGVKVKGYYAWSFWDDFEWDTGYTVGFGLTLVDVKDNLKRYLKYSAYWYKMFLLH, from the exons ATGAACGAACCTAACGGAATTGCTATTAACGGCTACAACGGCGGTACCATTGCGCCAGGGCGGTGTTCTAACTACGAGGGAAACTGCACTTCCGGTAACTCAGCGACTGAACCCTACATTGCGGCACACCATTTGCTTCTTGCTCATTCAGCTGCTGTCAAGATATACAAGGACAAATATCAA GCTACCCAAAAGGGACAGATCGGGATTACCATAATAACTCTCTGGTGCAAACCTAAGTTCCCAGAACAGCTGGCTAGCCGGAGAGCCACTCTTAGATCACTCGACTTTATGTTTGGATG GTTTGCCAATCCTATATTTCATGGGGATTATCCGGCGGTCATGAAATCTTTGGTCGGGGATCGATTGCCGAAATTTACAGAAGCTGAGTCGAAGCAGATAAAAGGCTCCCTCGATTTTCTTGGGTTGAATTACTACACAGCATATTACACAGTTGATGAACCAGCTTTATCCAACGCTGTCAACCATAGTTGGAGTGCAGACAGACAA ACTGATCTGGATTGGCTTTTCGTTTATCCGAAAGGGATCAGAGATGTTCTTTTGTATATAAAGGAGAAGTACAATAATCCAAACATTTATATTACTGAGAATG GATATCCATACGGATATAATGCCTCAACACCAATTCAAGAAGCTCGTAAGGATAATTTGAGGATAAGATACCATCACGACCATTTGTGGTATCTTTTGAAGGCTATTAA GAATGGAGTTAAAGTGAAGGGATACTACGCATGGTCGTTTTGGGATGACTTCGAATGGGATACTGGTTACACAGTTGGGTTTGGCCTGACATTAGTTGATGTCAAGGATAATCTGAAAAGATACCTCAAGTATTCTGCCTATTGGTACAAGATGTTCCTCCTGCACTGA